One genomic segment of Intestinimonas butyriciproducens includes these proteins:
- the trpS gene encoding tryptophan--tRNA ligase, with the protein MENENQKKVILSGIQPSGELTLGSYLGAIKNWVKLSDEYECYYMLADLHSITVRQNPADLRRRTLTQIAAYIACGLDPEKNTIFIQSHVPAHAELGWVLDCYTMFGELSRMTQFKDKSAKNADNINAGLFTYPALMAADILLYQADLVPVGEDQKQHVEICRDIANRFNGVYGETFRIPEPFIPKVGARVMSLTSPGNKMSKSDKDPNGCVYVLEKPEDIMRKFKKAVTDSDTERCVRYDRAEKPGVANLMAIYSAATGKTYEEIEREFDGKGYGAFKPAVGEAVVELFRPIREETERLLADKSYLESVYRAGAEKAGYVSNKTLRKVYKKVGFVAR; encoded by the coding sequence ATGGAAAATGAGAATCAGAAAAAAGTCATCCTCTCCGGCATTCAGCCCAGCGGTGAACTGACACTGGGCTCTTACCTGGGGGCCATCAAAAACTGGGTGAAGCTGTCGGATGAATATGAGTGCTATTACATGCTGGCGGACCTCCACTCCATCACGGTCCGTCAGAATCCGGCGGACCTGCGCCGGCGGACGCTGACACAGATCGCGGCCTATATCGCCTGCGGCCTGGACCCGGAGAAGAACACCATCTTTATCCAGTCGCACGTCCCCGCCCATGCGGAGCTGGGCTGGGTGCTGGACTGCTACACCATGTTCGGGGAGCTTTCCCGCATGACCCAGTTCAAGGACAAGTCCGCCAAGAACGCCGACAATATCAATGCGGGACTGTTTACCTATCCCGCCCTTATGGCCGCCGATATCCTGCTCTATCAGGCCGATCTGGTGCCTGTTGGAGAGGATCAGAAGCAGCATGTGGAGATCTGCCGCGACATTGCCAACCGCTTCAACGGTGTCTACGGCGAGACCTTCCGGATCCCTGAGCCCTTTATCCCCAAGGTGGGCGCGCGGGTGATGTCCCTTACCAGCCCCGGGAACAAGATGTCCAAGTCCGACAAGGACCCCAACGGCTGCGTCTATGTGCTGGAAAAGCCGGAGGACATCATGCGCAAGTTCAAAAAGGCGGTCACCGACAGCGATACGGAGCGGTGTGTGCGCTATGACCGGGCGGAGAAGCCAGGCGTGGCCAACCTGATGGCCATTTACTCGGCCGCCACCGGCAAGACCTATGAGGAGATCGAGCGGGAGTTCGACGGCAAAGGCTACGGCGCGTTCAAGCCCGCCGTGGGAGAGGCCGTGGTGGAGCTCTTCCGCCCTATCCGGGAGGAGACTGAACGGCTTCTGGCCGACAAGTCCTATTTGGAGTCCGTCTACCGTGCAGGCGCCGAGAAGGCGGGCTATGTGTCCAACAAGACGCTGCGGAAAGTCTATAAAAAGGTGGGCTTCGTGGCCCGCTGA
- a CDS encoding MraY family glycosyltransferase: MNTDLQAIGWVAAALVTAMVVALITTPVVRALAFRVGAVDVPKDSRRMHDHPIPRMGGLAIFFGFILSAIIYVEITPQFQGMMLGAVIIVVLGIFDDIYALGAKFKLLVQIVAALVAVHFGNVIQIISNPNVLSPNPYWDLGWLAVPATVLWIVAITNAVNLIDGLDGLACGVSTISSMTMLVISLAVADGPVAVIMAALAGGCIGFLPYNLNPAKIFMGDTGSTFLGFVLAVMSIQGLFKFYTIISFAVPFLMLGLPIFDTCFAFIRRIAHGQSPMHPDRSHVHHRLIDMGFNQKQAVAVLYIISAILGLCAVVLTTSGELKAMLLLLALCAAGAVSGRIFLSNNEKRRSEDKAESPDTADKGEER, from the coding sequence ATGAATACTGATTTGCAGGCCATCGGCTGGGTGGCCGCGGCCTTGGTCACCGCTATGGTGGTGGCCCTCATCACCACGCCGGTGGTCCGTGCCCTGGCGTTCCGCGTGGGGGCGGTGGACGTCCCCAAGGACAGCCGCCGGATGCACGACCATCCAATCCCGCGGATGGGCGGCTTGGCGATTTTCTTCGGCTTTATCCTCAGCGCCATTATCTATGTGGAGATCACCCCTCAGTTCCAGGGGATGATGCTGGGGGCCGTGATCATCGTGGTCCTGGGTATTTTTGACGATATCTATGCCCTCGGGGCGAAATTCAAACTGCTGGTCCAGATTGTGGCCGCCCTGGTGGCGGTCCACTTTGGAAATGTGATCCAGATCATCTCCAATCCCAACGTACTCTCACCCAATCCCTATTGGGATCTGGGCTGGCTGGCGGTGCCCGCCACCGTTTTATGGATCGTGGCCATCACCAACGCAGTAAACCTGATCGACGGGCTGGACGGACTGGCCTGCGGTGTCTCCACCATCAGCTCTATGACCATGCTGGTCATCTCCCTGGCGGTGGCAGATGGGCCGGTAGCCGTCATTATGGCCGCACTGGCGGGGGGATGCATCGGCTTTCTCCCCTATAACCTGAATCCCGCAAAAATCTTTATGGGAGATACCGGGTCCACGTTCCTGGGCTTTGTCCTGGCGGTCATGTCCATCCAGGGCCTCTTTAAGTTCTATACCATCATCTCCTTCGCAGTGCCTTTTCTTATGCTGGGCCTGCCCATTTTCGACACCTGCTTTGCATTTATCCGCCGGATCGCCCACGGACAGAGCCCCATGCACCCTGACCGGAGCCATGTGCACCACCGGCTCATCGATATGGGCTTTAACCAGAAGCAGGCCGTGGCCGTACTCTATATCATCAGCGCCATTCTGGGCCTGTGCGCGGTGGTGCTCACCACCAGCGGAGAGCTGAAGGCCATGCTGCTGCTGCTGGCACTCTGCGCCGCGGGTGCGGTATCGGGGCGTATTTTCCTCAGCAACAATGAAAAGCGCCGTTCTGAGGACAAAGCGGAGTCCCCGGACACGGCCGACAAGGGGGAAGAGCGGTGA
- the wecB gene encoding non-hydrolyzing UDP-N-acetylglucosamine 2-epimerase, with protein MKTIRVMTIFGTRPEAIKMAPLVKELEGRAGVESLCCVTAQHREMLDSVLHIFQLTPQYDLNIMEPRQTLSTITSKCLLGVEQVLQEAKPDLVLVHGDTSTTFSGALAAFYQRVMVGHVEAGLRTYDKYSPFPEEMNRTLVGDIADLHFCPTRANRENLAREGIADGVFITGNTVIDAMTTTVVKDYHFSTRLLNELDYDRKKVILVTCHRRENYGAPMEHIMTALRRLAESHGEVELVYPVHLSPVVREAAEKYLAGHPRIHLIDPLDVEEMHNLMARCYLVMTDSGGLQEEAPAMGKPVLVLRRETERPEAIAAGTVQLAGTEEETVFRLGARLLEEPQAYERMAHAVNPYGDGHACRRIADAIEWKFGLRGEPPEMFGT; from the coding sequence GTGAAAACAATCCGTGTGATGACCATCTTCGGCACCCGGCCGGAGGCCATCAAAATGGCGCCGCTGGTGAAGGAGCTGGAGGGCAGGGCGGGCGTTGAGAGCCTGTGCTGTGTGACCGCCCAGCACAGGGAGATGCTGGACTCCGTGCTGCATATTTTCCAACTCACGCCGCAGTACGATCTCAATATCATGGAACCCCGGCAAACACTCTCCACCATTACCAGTAAGTGCCTGCTGGGCGTGGAGCAGGTCCTTCAGGAGGCAAAGCCCGACCTGGTTCTGGTCCACGGGGATACGTCCACCACATTTTCGGGCGCGCTGGCGGCCTTTTACCAGCGGGTCATGGTAGGGCATGTGGAGGCGGGACTGAGGACTTATGACAAGTATTCTCCCTTTCCAGAGGAGATGAATCGGACACTGGTGGGAGATATCGCAGACCTGCACTTCTGTCCCACCAGGGCCAACCGGGAGAATCTGGCGCGGGAGGGCATTGCAGATGGCGTGTTCATTACGGGGAACACAGTCATCGATGCAATGACAACCACTGTTGTAAAGGATTATCACTTTTCAACAAGACTGCTCAATGAATTGGACTATGACCGAAAAAAAGTGATCCTGGTGACGTGCCACAGACGGGAAAATTACGGGGCGCCCATGGAGCACATCATGACGGCGTTGCGCCGTCTGGCGGAGAGCCACGGGGAGGTGGAGTTGGTCTATCCGGTCCATCTCTCCCCGGTGGTGCGGGAGGCGGCGGAAAAATATCTGGCCGGCCATCCGCGCATCCATCTCATCGATCCTCTGGATGTGGAGGAGATGCACAATCTGATGGCGCGGTGTTACCTGGTTATGACCGACTCCGGCGGACTGCAGGAGGAGGCGCCAGCCATGGGAAAGCCGGTGCTTGTCCTGCGGCGGGAGACCGAGCGGCCCGAGGCCATTGCGGCCGGTACCGTTCAGTTGGCCGGGACGGAGGAGGAGACCGTTTTTCGCTTGGGGGCGCGGCTCCTGGAGGAACCGCAGGCTTACGAGCGTATGGCCCATGCGGTGAATCCCTACGGCGACGGGCATGCGTGCAGGCGCATCGCGGACGCCATCGAGTGGAAATTCGGGCTGCGCGGAGAGCCGCCGGAGATGTTCGGGACGTGA